NNNNNNNNNNNNNNNNNNNNNNNNNNNNNNNNNNNNNNNNNNNNNNNNNNNNNNNNNNNNNNNNNNNNNNNNNNNNNNNNNNNNNNNNNNNNNNNNNNNNNNNNNNNNNNNNNNNNNNNNNNNNNNNNNNNNNNNNNNNNNNNNNNNNNNNNNNNNNNNNNNNNNNNNNNNNNNNNNNNNNNNNNNNNNNNNNNNNNNNNNNNNNNNNNNNNNNNNNNNNNNNNNNNNNNNNNNNNNNNNNNNNNNNNNNNNNNNNNNNNNNNNNNNNNNNNNNNNNNNNNNNNNNNNNNNNNNNNNNNNNNNNNNNNNNNNNNNNNNNNNNNNNNNNNNNNNNNNNNNNNNNNNNNNNNNNNNNNNNNNNNNNNNNNNNNNNNNNNNNNNNNNtttggttttcgtggaccgtgctttatcgttttatggttttttcgtagttttccagaataaactatggtggcgactcccatctcttttccaaaatctttttttccaaaactcgttttctttttggatcgtcgtcccgtcgcgattttccggttgcgacagatggcgactccactggggataGCTAGAGAGTcaagccatttaattagatgcgcgaattcgatgtggttgttctttatgtttttcttcccattttctttatctatgtttgatatttgaattaattgtaTGTGAATTGTTTGATTGTGcttattgaaccctagggtagaatacatgttatatctgcctgggaatcttctggttgttttgcaggtgagggtttgggttgcatttgcattctcccttcacacacacactttatgcatattttgagtggggccctatacccgggtctgagtgcagtttagaattagaggggttgtgtagcggtgccacttTGGATATTCTTCCTGTTTGGCTGTCGTGAGAACCCCAACTAGAGTCTGTTCTTTTCATTTGTGTCTTCacatctagttgattactcgactgttgtggagatgttATGAAGAGGGCCATAGCTCTAGCGACCATTGACCTCTAGGTTCAGGAGACCATCCTTGTCAGGTTGCATACACTTGACCCCCAATCCGAAGCGCCGAACCTTTatttagggcacaaagggagatgtgtgcagtcttataaccctcatttttgcttaataaaatcaagcaccttgtacatgtcaccattttttttgttttttcctttctttcttcctctttctcatGCGTTTTATGGTTTTGTCATTGGTTCTAGTcaggaaattataaatttgtgattAAACCTTCGagataaaatggaaattaacatgagGTCTGAAGTCAAGTGGGGTTCAAGTTCAGGCATTTTGAAGGGAAGGATAGACATCGAAGCAGAGGAAAGTAATATGGTTGGTTTGAGAGAATTGGTGGAGAAAATGAANACTACCCAAAAGGATGCATTCAAGCGGGAGTATGGGAATTTGTTGAGCCTGATAGAGGTGGAAGTTCAAACATCAGCAATTACCACCTTAGCCCAGTACTATGATCCACCACTGAGATGTTTCACTTTTCAGGATTTCCAGTTGGTGCCAACAGTGGAAGAATTCGAGCAAATCTTAGGTTTACCTCTTGAGGGAAGAACTCCATACAACTACCTGGGGCAGTATATCCCTGTGTTACAGCTAGCAAGAATCATGAAATTACACCCTATGCAGTTGGAAGGTGAGTTCACAGTCAAGGGCAAAGTGAGAGGCCTTCCTCAGGGATACCTAGAGCAGTACTTGCATCGTTTGGCTGAGGAGGAAAAATGGGAAACATTTATGGACGTATTGGCTCTTGTCATCTATGgtgtcatgctttttcctaACATCGAGAGCTTCGTCGACAGCGCCGCCATAAATGCATTTGTGGGATACAAAGATCGCTCTGAAAATCCAGTCACCGTTGTCCTAGCTGAAGTTTATGGGACTCTTAATCAATGTTACGAGCTAAAGAGGGGAAAACTTTTGTGTTGTCTGCCAGTGATGTATGTATGGTTCGTCTCTCGGGTGAGCGAGAACACATTGAATGCTACATGTCCCGTGGATGAGCTACTACAGTGTAAATCAAACATGAAAGAGGCAAATGAATGGGCCCAGCTCTGTGCAAGTCTAAATGTGGAACAAGTTATATGGAATGTCTTTTGGATGCAAAGATCgcaaatcatatattattgcGGGAGGTACCCTAATGTGCCCCTCATGGGTATCAGGTGTTGCATTAACTACAATCCTGTGTTAGCACAAAGGCAATTCGGGTATCCTATGAGAGGATCGCCTACACCTGCGTCTCTCGCCATATTGCAGATATATTATGAGGAAGGAATCTTTGCTGAAGTGCTACATCAAATTAGGGATGCTTGGGGCAACGTTGTTCGTGCGGAAAGGGACCCAAGACCATGGACTGTTGATGAGGGAATTCCTTACAGCTTTTGGATTGCAGAAAGGGTTAGGACGGTAAAGTTGCCTTTCAATTTAGCTTCTCCTAGCCTGAATTGTGATGAGCATCTTCATCAGGTTGAAGATAGGGAGGTGCAATTGTTAAAGGCCGAATTAGAGCGGATGAAACTAGAAAATATCAAGTTGGCCAGTAATCTTCAGAATCTGCAGCATGATTATGCTAATCTTAAGCAAGATAGTGTGGAAAACAATGAAGTATGTGAAGAGCtgttaataaaacaaagaagagaaCTGGTAGCGGCCAAAGCTGAGCTAGCCTTGAAGGATCGGGAGTATGGTTTAATTGAGATATCAGAGCGTGTTATGAagcagatgtgtgatgaatttaagAGGGACAAGGAAAAAGCACTGAAGGACCTGCGCAAAATGCATATCAGGTTGGACGATGCTGAACAACAGGCAAGAGCAGCAGTGGCAAAGCTGAAGAAGGAACGTTGGCATCGGGCCGAATCAGATAAGAAAGATCAAGAACTGATGAATCAGATGAAGGAGTGTATTGTTGAACAAGGACGAGTTATAGAGAACTGGAAGGGAAGTTTCTCCCAGCTAGCCTCCCTTGCTAATGAAGCCATTAAGGATATCCCTAAGTTATTGGCTGAAGCTGAGTCTGCAATGCCAATCTTTAACCCACCCAAGAAGGTTGAAACTTTCCTCAATTACTGCAAGAAGCTGATGAGGGAAATGAAGAATATGATGGCTAAGGCTCGTGATAGTTGATCAAGATTTTGTACCTTCAATGTGATGAACTTAAATGTNGTGGATGTTTTATGAGTTGCCTTATTGACTTTgtttcatgttaatttccaaattatacgtTTGGCATTGTTTTCACATCTTTATAATTTCTGGCTATAACAATGGTGTTACTTTGTTTTTGctctttctctttatcttttcgtttttattttcttcttcttaatttatttcatctaatgaaattcagtttaaaaataacaatacggCTAAGTTTCCAAGACACCCTAAAGGACACGAACCAGTGAAAAATcatggagaaccaaggagaagttcaagaggGGATGAAAGTTGATATTCAACAACTGAAGGGACAAATGAGCCAAATTCTAGAGGCCCTGAGTGCCTTACAAAGCCCAAGAGATTCGCGCGCACCACGATCGCAAATAAGAGTGTCAGGGGCACCAACTCTCCCTCCTCATGGACTTCCTCCAAATTACACTCCACTCTCGAGAGAGGACTTGGGGAACGTTGACAACCAAAAGGTCGAAGACAACGCAGTTGAAGTGGAAGACAAGCTTGGAGCAGACACTGCCATAATTAATGGGGAGACAACCCAGTCAGGTATGGCAAACGTGATAATGACAAAACCACCCGAGATGGAGTCTTCACNTTATGGTGTTACACCAACGGATTTTGAAAAACTGGAAATGCTTGAGAAAAAGTTGAGAGCCATAGAGGGCAAGGANGTGTTTGAATTTGGAGATGCTAGAAAACTATGCTTAGTTCTAGATGTGGTGATACCTCCAAAGTTCAAGTTGCCAGAGTTTGAGAAATATCGAGGAAACACTTGCCCAAGGAGCCACATAACCATGTACTGCAGAAAAATGGCAGCCTATACTCATGATGAAAAACTTTTGATTCACTTCTTCCAGGAAAGCTTAACTGGTGTGGCTCTAAGTTGGTACATGCGCTTAGAACCAACCCACATCTGCTCATGGAAAGATTTGGTTGATGCATTCATAAGGCAGTACGAATATAATAAGGACCTAAGACCTGACAGATTACAATTGCAGAACATGGTGAAGAACGAGTCTGAATCTTTCAGAGAATATGCCCAAAGGTGGAGAGAAATTGTTGCTCAAGTAGAACCTCCTCTGAATGACAACGAGATGACTACCATATTTCTGAATACTCTACAATCACCATTTTATGAGCACATGATAAGCAGTGTATCCTCAAGTTTTGCTGATATAGTGGTAGTTGGAGAAAGAGTCGAGGGTGGCATAAGAAACGGAAAAATTGCACTAGTCCCAAANATGGTAGCGAGTTTGAATGAGTATGGTCCTAGGCACGAGAAAGGTAGAGAACCAAAGACTAATTCGCATTTTACTACCTATTCCCAGACGTCACATTCTTATGGGTCCAATCGAGCCACGGAGCAGAGAAAGTACAATCGTAAGGAAAAGGTCGTTAATTTCACTCCTATCCCCATGACCTATACAGAGCTGCTGCCAGATCTGCTGCACAACAACCTCATAAAGGTTTGTCCTACCAGGTCGGTACGACCTCCTTACCCAAAGAAGTATGACATAAATGCCAGGTGTGATTATCATGAAGGAACGCGTGGACATTCAACAGAGGCATGCAAGGCTTTGAGGCATAAGGTGCAATCTTTGATCGATTCAGGAtgtttaaagtttgaagaaattCAATCCAATACTGTGGCAAGGCGAGAGTTCGCCTCTGCAAATGCCATGGACAAATGAAGAGGACTCTAGGTCGATATAGGAAAGCATGGGTCATTGTAAAAAATGAAGCTGATGTTGCTTTGCTTATGTTTTGGAATTGTCTTGTTGTAAGGGCTATGCTCATTGATATTGTGCTTTCGTCTATGACTTTTAATATGCACATCCATTACGCAGTTTCTCCAAGGTTTACTGACAATCGTGTCTTAATAGGGTGTCGTGGATAAAACGAAAGCCgcaaataacaaaattgaaaaaaaaaaaacaaaaaatgaatacAAACTGGAGTCGCTTGTCTTTTGTTGCAAATCgtcaaacttttatttttcaaaaaatagcaaaaaaaatgatgaaaaaagatTATCAAAAATAAAGGTTGCAGTGTCAAAtttttccgaggtcaaatgtttaataaaaagtaacaatttGACGTTTTTCTCGagacgtttgtgcacatgttgcttgaaaaccttcacctttcacttttccaaaataaaggatcttCCCCAACAAACAATGTCATTGCCCTCAATAACAAAAACCTTCACACTGGGACAGATTGGCCTGGCCAAAATTATTCTCGCTTACGCTAGTagggtgatccctgaatccattgaggc
The sequence above is drawn from the Vigna radiata var. radiata cultivar VC1973A chromosome 3, Vradiata_ver6, whole genome shotgun sequence genome and encodes:
- the LOC106756962 gene encoding uncharacterized protein LOC106756962, whose amino-acid sequence is MENQGEVQEGMKVDIQQLKGQMSQILEALSALQSPRDSRAPRSQIRVSGAPTLPPHGLPPNYTPLSREDLGNVDNQKVEDNAVEVEDKLGADTAIINGETTQSGMANVIMTKPPEMESSXYGVTPTDFEKLEMLEKKLRAIEGKXVFEFGDARKLCLVLDVVIPPKFKLPEFEKYRGNTCPRSHITMYCRKMAAYTHDEKLLIHFFQESLTGVALSWYMRLEPTHICSWKDLVDAFIRQYEYNKDLRPDRLQLQNMVKNESESFREYAQRWREIVAQVEPPLNDNEMTTIFLNTLQSPFYEHMISSVSSSFADIVVVGERVEGGIRNGKIALVPXMVASLNEYGPRHEKGREPKTNSHFTTYSQTSHSYGSNRATEQRKYNRKEKVVNFTPIPMTYTELLPDLLHNNLIKVCPTRSVRPPYPKKYDINARCDYHEGTRGHSTEACKALRHKVQSLIDSGCLKFEEIQSNTVARREFASANAMDK